A window from Ovis canadensis isolate MfBH-ARS-UI-01 breed Bighorn chromosome 4, ARS-UI_OviCan_v2, whole genome shotgun sequence encodes these proteins:
- the IL6 gene encoding interleukin-6, with the protein MRPGMSETQSALEPTRNERELHQPSRNPAMNSLFTSAFSPLAVSLGLLLVMTSAFPTPGPLGEDFKNDTTPSRLLLTTPEKTEALIKHIVDKISAIRKEICEKNDECENSKETLAENKLKLPKMEEKDGCFQSGFNQAICLIKTTAGLLEYQIYLDFLQNEFEGNQETVMELQSSIRTLIQILKEKIAGLITTPATHTDMLEKMQSSNEWVKNAKVIIILRSLENFLQFSLRAIRMK; encoded by the exons ATGAGACCGGGGATGTCTGAGACTCAGTCTGCCCTCGAGCCCACCAGGAACGAAAGAGAGCTCCATCAGCCCTCCAGGAACCCAGCTATGAACTCCCTCTTCACAA GCGCCTTCAGTCCACTCGCTGTCTCCCTGGGGCTGCTCCTGGTGATGACTTCTGCTTTCCCTACCCCGGGTCCCCTGGGAGAAGATTTCAAAAATGACACCACCCCAAGCAGACTACTTCTGACCACTCCAGAAAAAACCGAAGCTCTCATTAAGCACATCGTCGACAAAATCTCTGCAATAAGAAAGGAG ATATGTGAGAAGAATGACGAATGTGAAAACAGCAAGGAGACACTGGCAGAAAATAAGCTGAAACTTccaaaaatggaggaaaaagatGGATGCTTCCAATCTGGGTTCAATCAG GCGATTTGCTTGATCAAAACCACTGCTGGTCTTCTGGAGTATCAGATATACCTGGACTTCCTCCAGAACGAGTTTGAGGGAAATCAGGAAACTGTCATGGAGTTGCAGAGCAGTATCAGAACACTGATCCAGATCCTGAAGGAAAAG ATCGCAGGTCTAATAACCACTCCAGCCACACACACTgacatgctggagaagatgcagtCCTCAAACGAGTGGGTAAAGAACGCAAAGGTTATCATCATCCTGAGAAGCCTTGAGAATTTCCTGCAGTTCAGCCTGAGAGCTATTCGGATGAAGTAG